Proteins found in one Quercus robur chromosome 2, dhQueRobu3.1, whole genome shotgun sequence genomic segment:
- the LOC126714782 gene encoding glutamate receptor 2.8-like isoform X1, which translates to MKIPTRIAFPFLFFIILSKSNFLAKAQNTTISVNVGVILDFDTWTGKMDLSCINMALADFYASNSYYKTRLLLSSRDSKSDVVEAAAAAVDLIKNVEVQAIIGPESSMQAKFIINLGEKAQVPIVAFSATSPSLTSLQRPYFFQAAQNSSSQVKAISAIVQAYGWREVVPIYTDNEYGQGMIPFLIDALQEVDARVPYRSVIPPLASKDQIGEELYKLMTMQTRVFIMHMPIDLGSRLFTKAKEIGMMSEGYVWIMTSGMTNSIRSIESSVRDSMQGVLGLKTYVPKTIELENFTLRWKTKFHQDNPNILDVELNVKGLWAYDAASALARAVEKVGTTNFGFEYTIGSSNLTDLATMGVSLNGPKLLEALLDTRFTGLAGEFSLQNGQLQSSTFQIINVNGNGERGVAFWTPKNGLIRELNSTNTSAYSTSRRNLGPIIWPGDSSSIPKGWEIPTNGKKLRVGVPVKDGFFEFVKVEHDASTNTTKVTGYIIDIFKAVMEALPYNVDYELIPFAKPNGESAGTYNDMVYQVYLGNFDALAADTVILANRSKYIDFTLPYTESGVTMVVPIKDNDRRNAWVFLKPLTWDLWITSGVFFVFIGFVVWVLEHRINEEFRGPPSHEIGTSLWYSFSIMVFAQKEALVSNLARFVVIIWVFVVLILTQSYTASLTSLLTVQQLQPTVTDVNQLIKNGEYVGYQEGTYVLEILEEMNFDLAKLRTYKSTEECDELLSKGSANGGIAAAFDDIHFMKVLLLQYCSKYTMIRSIYKNDGLGFVFPKGSPFLSDVSWAILNVTEGGKMKEIEKAWFGDQSNCSSSNTQVSSSSLSLESFSGLFLIAGIASLSALIISFSMFLYKERRKISINFDSKNSIWRRICHALRIFDIKDLSSHTFRNKSLKDSGDIDNVQGIGTRDASTNICCSTSPISCLVHTEPKFTFSEDSGTPSREYFIPNPHDQTSLSVEDNEQIGHPNPFQGVQEPKK; encoded by the exons CCGTAGACCTGATAAAAAATGTAGAAGTGCAAGCCATCATAGGGCCAGAAAGTTCCATGCAAGCCAAGTTTATCATCAATCTTGGGGAGAAAGCCCAAGTGCCCATTGTAGCATTCTCAGCAACAAGCCCTTCTCTTACTTCACTTCAACGTCCATATTTTTTTCAAGCCGCTCAAAATAGCTCATCTCAAGTGAAAGCTATAAGTGCGATTGTTCAAGCCTATGGATGGAGAGAAGTCGTGCCAATCTACACTGATAATGAGTATGGACAAGGTATGATACCCTTCTTGATTGATGCCTTGCAAGAAGTTGATGCCCGTGTCCCTTATCGAAGTGTCATTCCTCCATTAGCCTCAAAGGACCAAATTGGTGAAGAACTTTATAAGTTGATGACAATGCAAACTAGAGTCTTCATTATGCACATGCCAATTGATCTTGGTTCTCGGCTTTTCACCAAGGCAAAAGAGATTGGAATGATGAGTGAAGGTTATGTTTGGATCATGACTAGTGGGATGACCAATTCCATTCGCTCGATAGAATCTTCAGTACGTGATTCAATGCAAGGGGTATTGGGTTTAAAAACTTATGTTCCAAAAACAATTGAGCTTGAAAATTTCACACTTCGATGGAAAACAAAATTCCATCAAGACAATCCAAACATTTTGGATGTTGAATTGAATGTTAAGGGACTATGGGCATATGATGCCGCTTCAGCGCTAGCCAGGGCAGTTGAGAAGGTTGGGACTACAAATTTTGGCTTTGAATATACAATTGGTTCAAGCAATTTAACTGATCTTGCAACTATGGGGGTCTCTTTAAATGGTCCAAAACTTCTCGAAGCATTATTGGACACTAGATTTACTGGCCTTGCTGGAGAGTTTAGTCTCCAAAATGGGCAACTACAATCATCAACTTTTCAGATAATTAATGTGAATGGTAATGGAGAAAGAGGGGTTGCATTTTGGACTCCAAAAAATGGACTCATAAGGGAATTGAATTCTACAAACACAAGCGCATATTCCACTTCAAGAAGAAACCTAGGACCAATTATATGGCCGGGTGATTCAAGCTCTATCCCCAAAGGTTGGGAGATTCCAACAAATGGGAAGAAGTTGAGAGTAGGAGTTCCAGTGAAGGATggcttttttgaatttgttaagGTGGAACATGATGCTAGCACTAACACAACGAAGGTCACAGGATACATCATAGATATCTTCAAGGCTGTTATGGAAGCTTTACCATATAATGTTGACTATGAGTTGATTCCTTTTGCAAAGCCTAATGGTGAAAGCGCTGGTACATATAATGATATGGTGTATCAAGTATATCTTGGG AACTTCGATGCTCTGGCTGCAGATACAGTTATCCTTGCAAATAGGAGTAAGTATATAGACTTCACGTTGCCATACACAGAATCTGGAGTAACAATGGTAGTACCAATCAAAGACAATGATAGGAGAAACGCATGGGTGTTTTTGAAACCATTAACTTGGGACCTTTGGATAACAAGTGGGGTTTTCTTTGTCTTCATTGGCTTTGTGGTATGGGTTCTTGAACATCGAATAAATGAAGAATTCCGCGGGCCTCCATCACATGAGATTGGAACAAGCTTGTGGTACTCCTTCTCAATCATGGTTTTTGCACAAA AGGAGGCCTTGGTTAGCAATTTAGCAAGGTTTGTGGTCATCATATGGGTTTTTGTGGTGCTCATTCTCACTCAAAGTTACACTGCGAGTTTGACATCACTCTTAACTGTTCAACAATTGCAACCAACTGTTACTGATGTTAACCAGCTTATTAAGAATGGGGAGTATGTGGGCTACCAAGAAGGCACTTATGTTTTGGAAATTCTGGAAGAAATGAATTTTGACCTAGCTAAGCTTAGGACATATAAATCTACAGAAGAATGTGATGAACTTTTATCAAAAGGAAGTGCAAATGGAGGTATAGCTGCTGCTTTTGATGACATCCATTTTATGAAGGTTTTACTATTACAATATTGCTCGAAGTATACCATGATTCGATCCATATATAAGAatgatgggttgggtttt GTCTTTCCAAAAGGTTCCCCTTTCTTATCTGATGTTTCATGGGCAATATTAAATGTGACCGAAGGagggaaaatgaaagaaattgaaaaggCATGGTTTGGGGACCAAAGTAATTGTTCAAGCTCCAACACCCAAGTTTCTTCTAGCAGTCTTAGCTTAGAAAGCTTTTCGGGCCTATTCCTCATCGCTGGCATTGCTTCCTTATCAGCTCTCATCATCTCCTTCTCCATGTTCCTTTACAAGGAGAGGCGGAAAATCTCGATCAACTTTGATTCAAAAAACTCAATATGGAGAAGAATATGTCATGCCTTAAGAATCTTTGACATCAAAGACCTTAGCTCGCATACTTTTAGGAATAAATCATTGAAAGATAGTGGTGACATTGACAATGTTCAAGGTATAGGCACACGTGATGCCTCAACAAACATTTGTTGCTCGACAAGTCCAATAAGTTGTTTAGTCCACACGGAACCCAAATTTACTTTCTCAGAAGATTCAGGAACACCATCTAGAGAATATTTCATTCCTAATCCACATGATCAGACATCTCTATCTGTAGAAGATAATGAGCAAATTGGTCACCCAAATCCATTTCAAGGGGTCCAAGAACCCAAGAAATAG
- the LOC126714782 gene encoding glutamate receptor 2.8-like isoform X2, whose product MGLSCINMALADFYASNSYYKTRLLLSSRDSKSDVVEAAAAAVDLIKNVEVQAIIGPESSMQAKFIINLGEKAQVPIVAFSATSPSLTSLQRPYFFQAAQNSSSQVKAISAIVQAYGWREVVPIYTDNEYGQGMIPFLIDALQEVDARVPYRSVIPPLASKDQIGEELYKLMTMQTRVFIMHMPIDLGSRLFTKAKEIGMMSEGYVWIMTSGMTNSIRSIESSVRDSMQGVLGLKTYVPKTIELENFTLRWKTKFHQDNPNILDVELNVKGLWAYDAASALARAVEKVGTTNFGFEYTIGSSNLTDLATMGVSLNGPKLLEALLDTRFTGLAGEFSLQNGQLQSSTFQIINVNGNGERGVAFWTPKNGLIRELNSTNTSAYSTSRRNLGPIIWPGDSSSIPKGWEIPTNGKKLRVGVPVKDGFFEFVKVEHDASTNTTKVTGYIIDIFKAVMEALPYNVDYELIPFAKPNGESAGTYNDMVYQVYLGNFDALAADTVILANRSKYIDFTLPYTESGVTMVVPIKDNDRRNAWVFLKPLTWDLWITSGVFFVFIGFVVWVLEHRINEEFRGPPSHEIGTSLWYSFSIMVFAQKEALVSNLARFVVIIWVFVVLILTQSYTASLTSLLTVQQLQPTVTDVNQLIKNGEYVGYQEGTYVLEILEEMNFDLAKLRTYKSTEECDELLSKGSANGGIAAAFDDIHFMKVLLLQYCSKYTMIRSIYKNDGLGFVFPKGSPFLSDVSWAILNVTEGGKMKEIEKAWFGDQSNCSSSNTQVSSSSLSLESFSGLFLIAGIASLSALIISFSMFLYKERRKISINFDSKNSIWRRICHALRIFDIKDLSSHTFRNKSLKDSGDIDNVQGIGTRDASTNICCSTSPISCLVHTEPKFTFSEDSGTPSREYFIPNPHDQTSLSVEDNEQIGHPNPFQGVQEPKK is encoded by the exons CCGTAGACCTGATAAAAAATGTAGAAGTGCAAGCCATCATAGGGCCAGAAAGTTCCATGCAAGCCAAGTTTATCATCAATCTTGGGGAGAAAGCCCAAGTGCCCATTGTAGCATTCTCAGCAACAAGCCCTTCTCTTACTTCACTTCAACGTCCATATTTTTTTCAAGCCGCTCAAAATAGCTCATCTCAAGTGAAAGCTATAAGTGCGATTGTTCAAGCCTATGGATGGAGAGAAGTCGTGCCAATCTACACTGATAATGAGTATGGACAAGGTATGATACCCTTCTTGATTGATGCCTTGCAAGAAGTTGATGCCCGTGTCCCTTATCGAAGTGTCATTCCTCCATTAGCCTCAAAGGACCAAATTGGTGAAGAACTTTATAAGTTGATGACAATGCAAACTAGAGTCTTCATTATGCACATGCCAATTGATCTTGGTTCTCGGCTTTTCACCAAGGCAAAAGAGATTGGAATGATGAGTGAAGGTTATGTTTGGATCATGACTAGTGGGATGACCAATTCCATTCGCTCGATAGAATCTTCAGTACGTGATTCAATGCAAGGGGTATTGGGTTTAAAAACTTATGTTCCAAAAACAATTGAGCTTGAAAATTTCACACTTCGATGGAAAACAAAATTCCATCAAGACAATCCAAACATTTTGGATGTTGAATTGAATGTTAAGGGACTATGGGCATATGATGCCGCTTCAGCGCTAGCCAGGGCAGTTGAGAAGGTTGGGACTACAAATTTTGGCTTTGAATATACAATTGGTTCAAGCAATTTAACTGATCTTGCAACTATGGGGGTCTCTTTAAATGGTCCAAAACTTCTCGAAGCATTATTGGACACTAGATTTACTGGCCTTGCTGGAGAGTTTAGTCTCCAAAATGGGCAACTACAATCATCAACTTTTCAGATAATTAATGTGAATGGTAATGGAGAAAGAGGGGTTGCATTTTGGACTCCAAAAAATGGACTCATAAGGGAATTGAATTCTACAAACACAAGCGCATATTCCACTTCAAGAAGAAACCTAGGACCAATTATATGGCCGGGTGATTCAAGCTCTATCCCCAAAGGTTGGGAGATTCCAACAAATGGGAAGAAGTTGAGAGTAGGAGTTCCAGTGAAGGATggcttttttgaatttgttaagGTGGAACATGATGCTAGCACTAACACAACGAAGGTCACAGGATACATCATAGATATCTTCAAGGCTGTTATGGAAGCTTTACCATATAATGTTGACTATGAGTTGATTCCTTTTGCAAAGCCTAATGGTGAAAGCGCTGGTACATATAATGATATGGTGTATCAAGTATATCTTGGG AACTTCGATGCTCTGGCTGCAGATACAGTTATCCTTGCAAATAGGAGTAAGTATATAGACTTCACGTTGCCATACACAGAATCTGGAGTAACAATGGTAGTACCAATCAAAGACAATGATAGGAGAAACGCATGGGTGTTTTTGAAACCATTAACTTGGGACCTTTGGATAACAAGTGGGGTTTTCTTTGTCTTCATTGGCTTTGTGGTATGGGTTCTTGAACATCGAATAAATGAAGAATTCCGCGGGCCTCCATCACATGAGATTGGAACAAGCTTGTGGTACTCCTTCTCAATCATGGTTTTTGCACAAA AGGAGGCCTTGGTTAGCAATTTAGCAAGGTTTGTGGTCATCATATGGGTTTTTGTGGTGCTCATTCTCACTCAAAGTTACACTGCGAGTTTGACATCACTCTTAACTGTTCAACAATTGCAACCAACTGTTACTGATGTTAACCAGCTTATTAAGAATGGGGAGTATGTGGGCTACCAAGAAGGCACTTATGTTTTGGAAATTCTGGAAGAAATGAATTTTGACCTAGCTAAGCTTAGGACATATAAATCTACAGAAGAATGTGATGAACTTTTATCAAAAGGAAGTGCAAATGGAGGTATAGCTGCTGCTTTTGATGACATCCATTTTATGAAGGTTTTACTATTACAATATTGCTCGAAGTATACCATGATTCGATCCATATATAAGAatgatgggttgggtttt GTCTTTCCAAAAGGTTCCCCTTTCTTATCTGATGTTTCATGGGCAATATTAAATGTGACCGAAGGagggaaaatgaaagaaattgaaaaggCATGGTTTGGGGACCAAAGTAATTGTTCAAGCTCCAACACCCAAGTTTCTTCTAGCAGTCTTAGCTTAGAAAGCTTTTCGGGCCTATTCCTCATCGCTGGCATTGCTTCCTTATCAGCTCTCATCATCTCCTTCTCCATGTTCCTTTACAAGGAGAGGCGGAAAATCTCGATCAACTTTGATTCAAAAAACTCAATATGGAGAAGAATATGTCATGCCTTAAGAATCTTTGACATCAAAGACCTTAGCTCGCATACTTTTAGGAATAAATCATTGAAAGATAGTGGTGACATTGACAATGTTCAAGGTATAGGCACACGTGATGCCTCAACAAACATTTGTTGCTCGACAAGTCCAATAAGTTGTTTAGTCCACACGGAACCCAAATTTACTTTCTCAGAAGATTCAGGAACACCATCTAGAGAATATTTCATTCCTAATCCACATGATCAGACATCTCTATCTGTAGAAGATAATGAGCAAATTGGTCACCCAAATCCATTTCAAGGGGTCCAAGAACCCAAGAAATAG